The Lacrimispora xylanolytica genome has a segment encoding these proteins:
- a CDS encoding RICIN domain-containing protein, whose amino-acid sequence MKEIAKRVLKGVLLLLLIMIVFVVPEKVEAYGPSIMYTSPGGAPAPGALYARAAQTSNGNLYATFEQYTTGVASFPIFESTNNGETWTKVGDVKDTHKGVGMRWEPQLYELPQAIGTMPAGTLLCAGLVLPYDRSFCEIDLYKSKDAGRTWTYVSTIAEGKAAYPGNDPVWEPFLMVANNKLICYYSDERDNAHSQKLVHQTTTDGIHWSSVVNDVALSDSSQRPGMSVVAKMPDGNYIMTYEIVGKPGGAYYKISSNPESWNPSDAGTCFDPSGSGPYCVNLNGTIILSSGGNNKLYTNSNNGVGAWTQINSIVGACYSRCIVPMKNGRLFVIGAGWNGSGLNSVTYGDMSLPTTTDTYVKLSNRATGLCVDGYGYTTNGSDCNQYANNSSDNQKWVLEQSGNYYFIRNAATGLYLDGMGRTTNGSVCGQWSSSGSNNQKWIREASGNYYKFKNAATGLYLDGIGATANGSSLYQWTGSTSNNQQWSIVTP is encoded by the coding sequence ATGAAAGAGATTGCGAAAAGAGTTTTAAAAGGGGTATTGTTATTGCTGTTAATAATGATTGTCTTTGTTGTTCCTGAGAAGGTGGAGGCATACGGACCATCGATTATGTATACATCTCCTGGAGGGGCACCGGCACCGGGAGCATTGTATGCGAGGGCAGCGCAGACCAGCAATGGAAACCTGTATGCGACGTTTGAACAATACACCACAGGGGTAGCTTCCTTCCCAATCTTTGAAAGCACGAACAACGGGGAAACCTGGACAAAGGTTGGAGACGTAAAGGACACCCATAAGGGAGTAGGAATGAGGTGGGAACCTCAGCTATATGAGCTGCCTCAGGCAATTGGAACCATGCCGGCAGGTACTCTGCTTTGTGCCGGACTTGTTTTGCCTTATGACCGGTCTTTCTGCGAAATAGATTTATATAAGAGCAAAGATGCAGGGAGAACCTGGACGTATGTAAGCACCATTGCAGAAGGTAAGGCAGCTTATCCTGGAAATGATCCGGTTTGGGAGCCATTTTTAATGGTTGCCAACAATAAGCTTATCTGTTATTACTCCGACGAACGAGATAACGCTCACAGTCAGAAGCTAGTGCATCAGACAACAACAGACGGCATCCATTGGAGCAGCGTGGTAAATGACGTAGCATTATCAGACAGCAGCCAAAGACCGGGAATGTCAGTGGTAGCCAAAATGCCTGACGGTAATTACATCATGACATATGAGATCGTGGGAAAACCTGGCGGTGCTTATTATAAAATCTCATCAAATCCGGAAAGCTGGAATCCCTCCGATGCTGGCACCTGTTTTGATCCGTCTGGCAGCGGTCCTTATTGTGTTAACTTAAATGGAACTATTATCTTAAGCAGCGGCGGTAATAACAAACTATATACAAATAGCAACAATGGGGTTGGTGCCTGGACGCAGATTAATTCTATTGTTGGAGCATGTTATTCCAGATGTATTGTACCAATGAAAAACGGACGCTTGTTTGTAATCGGAGCAGGCTGGAATGGAAGTGGATTAAATAGTGTTACTTACGGCGATATGTCCCTTCCTACAACTACGGATACCTATGTCAAACTTTCTAACCGCGCTACCGGGTTGTGTGTAGATGGATATGGATATACCACAAATGGTTCTGACTGCAATCAGTATGCCAACAATAGCAGTGATAATCAGAAGTGGGTGCTTGAGCAATCCGGCAATTATTATTTCATCAGAAACGCTGCGACAGGACTGTACTTAGATGGAATGGGCCGTACGACCAATGGGTCTGTCTGTGGTCAATGGAGCAGCAGCGGCAGTAATAATCAGAAATGGATCCGGGAAGCGTCAGGCAATTATTACAAGTTTAAAAATGCAGCAACCGGATTATATTTGGATGGAATAGGGGCTACTGCCAATGGCTCCAGTTTGTACCAGTGGACAGGCAGTACAAGTAACAATCAGCAGTGGTCGATTGTGACGCCTTGA
- a CDS encoding ABC-2 family transporter protein, which yields MMEFKRNVRVIKALIEIRFQNLMMFRLGFFGPFFVDGSLFIIQLMVFQAIYSNVDRIGTWGRGEMIVFIGTFSMINAINMVVYFFGINGLPQKIKNGDLDLYLTKPGSPLVRMTFEKINPGSLPLVGMSVLIIAYGIHQLGKPISGGAIAGYLFWIILMTILFYEMEVIIRSICFFVLSNANVTRIEEIGLELCMKIPGIVFYGGYKLLFCCILPYGIMATIPVQSLIGELSVMGAVYGILLTIIFTIITKGVWKQGVRCYNSASS from the coding sequence ATGATGGAGTTTAAAAGAAATGTTAGAGTGATAAAGGCATTGATTGAGATAAGGTTTCAGAATCTGATGATGTTTCGGCTGGGGTTCTTTGGCCCATTTTTTGTAGACGGCAGTTTGTTTATCATTCAGCTAATGGTATTTCAGGCGATCTATTCCAACGTGGACCGGATCGGAACCTGGGGGAGAGGGGAAATGATTGTCTTTATCGGCACTTTTTCCATGATCAATGCTATTAATATGGTTGTCTATTTCTTTGGAATCAATGGGCTGCCTCAGAAAATTAAGAACGGGGATTTGGATTTGTATCTTACGAAGCCAGGGAGCCCTTTGGTTCGAATGACATTTGAAAAGATCAATCCTGGTTCCCTTCCTCTTGTGGGTATGAGCGTTCTCATTATTGCTTATGGAATACATCAGCTTGGAAAACCGATTTCAGGTGGTGCCATAGCAGGGTATCTGTTCTGGATTATTTTGATGACTATTTTGTTTTATGAGATGGAAGTGATCATTCGGTCTATTTGCTTTTTTGTATTATCCAATGCAAATGTGACCAGAATTGAGGAGATTGGTCTGGAATTGTGTATGAAGATTCCGGGAATCGTTTTTTATGGGGGATATAAATTATTGTTTTGCTGCATCTTGCCCTATGGAATTATGGCAACCATACCGGTTCAGTCATTGATTGGGGAATTAAGTGTTATGGGAGCCGTGTATGGGATACTGCTTACCATTATTTTTACTATTATTACAAAAGGGGTATGGAAACAGGGCGTACGGTGTTATAATAGTGCCAGTTCGTAA
- a CDS encoding ABC transporter permease — translation MKYLEISKIYIKSQLVWRADVVFQVLFTVTKILFAYLLWGIIFHDHTEVAGFSFQSMLSYYVISSLLSQIEMSDGISSEISQRIRNGTFSKYMVIPVDIQKYFIAMEAGVVAYYGIFQFMAAFVWVIIFRIQFVVSHNPIIILCAFLLVVLGLLFMVQLNYYLGLLALKYQEIGTFLMIKNNLVAFITGSIVPLMLLPEGIVSVMKFFPFYYITYLPSMLFIGQLESEAVSGLVIIFIWCVMLQVLIHVTWGSYRRKYDGVGI, via the coding sequence ATGAAATATCTTGAAATATCTAAAATATATATCAAATCCCAGTTGGTTTGGCGGGCAGATGTGGTATTTCAGGTCTTATTTACGGTTACTAAAATACTATTTGCCTATCTGTTATGGGGGATTATATTTCATGACCATACTGAGGTAGCGGGCTTTTCGTTTCAGAGTATGCTATCCTATTATGTTATCAGTTCATTATTATCTCAGATTGAGATGTCTGATGGGATCAGTAGTGAAATCAGCCAAAGAATCAGAAACGGAACATTTTCCAAATATATGGTGATTCCTGTGGACATTCAGAAATACTTTATTGCCATGGAAGCAGGTGTTGTGGCTTATTATGGAATCTTTCAATTTATGGCTGCGTTTGTATGGGTTATTATTTTTCGGATTCAATTTGTAGTTTCTCATAATCCGATTATCATACTATGTGCATTTTTACTGGTGGTGCTTGGTCTTTTGTTTATGGTGCAGTTGAATTATTATCTAGGATTGCTGGCTTTAAAATATCAGGAAATTGGTACTTTTCTGATGATTAAGAATAACCTTGTGGCATTTATCACAGGGAGTATCGTTCCTCTCATGCTGCTGCCGGAGGGGATTGTCTCTGTAATGAAGTTTTTTCCATTCTATTACATCACCTATCTGCCTTCTATGCTGTTCATCGGACAATTAGAAAGTGAAGCTGTGTCTGGATTGGTCATTATTTTTATATGGTGTGTGATGCTTCAAGTCCTGATCCATGTGACCTGGGGGAGTTACCGTAGAAAGTATGATGGGGTGGGGATATGA
- a CDS encoding ABC transporter ATP-binding protein — protein MNIIETEMLTKRFRRYKKQAGIAGSIKGLIKRDYEEITSVSELDLTIKEGEFVGLIGPNGAGKTTLVKMLTGIIAPTSGKVSVMGYYPNDLKNDFKQQYAVVMGQKSQLFFDLTVEDTLRLFKEIYGIPEAEYQSAKNFFIELFHVKELMNVQVRTMSLGERMKMELIVALLHNPRVLFLDEPTIGLDSVASKQIRGFLREINEAKGTTIMLTSHYMEDIKALCSRSVVINHGSKIYDGNTEQLFERYQKHKKISLTFDAPMELPEIGFGVSMISETPYKKVMKVSKEKASELLSVLMKFNPSDISVEEEDIGTIVERIYGEEGSSLDEIS, from the coding sequence ATGAATATTATTGAAACGGAAATGCTGACGAAACGGTTTCGCAGATACAAAAAACAAGCAGGAATTGCCGGAAGCATTAAGGGGCTTATAAAACGAGATTATGAAGAGATTACTTCCGTCAGTGAGCTGGATTTAACCATCAAAGAAGGCGAGTTTGTAGGACTTATTGGGCCTAATGGTGCAGGTAAAACAACTCTGGTCAAAATGCTGACAGGAATTATTGCGCCGACTTCTGGGAAAGTAAGTGTTATGGGCTATTATCCAAATGATTTGAAAAATGATTTTAAGCAGCAGTATGCAGTAGTCATGGGACAGAAGAGCCAGTTATTTTTTGATTTAACGGTGGAGGATACTCTCCGGTTATTTAAGGAGATCTATGGAATACCGGAAGCAGAGTATCAGTCAGCAAAAAACTTCTTTATAGAGTTATTTCACGTAAAGGAATTAATGAATGTTCAGGTCAGGACCATGTCCCTGGGTGAGCGTATGAAAATGGAACTGATTGTTGCTCTATTACATAACCCGAGGGTTTTATTTTTGGATGAGCCTACCATTGGTCTGGATAGCGTTGCCTCAAAGCAGATCCGTGGATTTTTACGGGAAATCAATGAGGCAAAAGGAACTACTATTATGTTGACCTCTCATTATATGGAGGATATCAAAGCATTGTGCAGTCGTTCTGTGGTCATTAATCATGGAAGTAAAATCTATGATGGAAATACAGAGCAGCTATTTGAACGGTATCAGAAACACAAAAAAATCAGCCTCACCTTTGATGCTCCCATGGAATTACCAGAGATTGGCTTTGGCGTTTCTATGATTTCTGAGACTCCATATAAAAAGGTTATGAAGGTATCAAAAGAAAAGGCAAGTGAGCTGTTAAGCGTTCTAATGAAGTTCAATCCCAGCGATATCTCCGTAGAGGAGGAAGATATCGGTACAATTGTGGAACGTATCTATGGGGAGGAGGGGAGCTCACTTGATGAAATATCTTGA
- a CDS encoding GNAT family N-acetyltransferase produces the protein MKDNYIFIKAYQSDNVYRKSFNELAQTVFDINFEDWYQNGYWTEKYIPYSFLHKDKVIANVSVSPMKFVHNGIIKNYVQLGTVMTEEAYRNQGLIRRLMQEVDSDYSNKVDGFFLFANETVLNFYPKFGYERVKEHSFYQHTDIDCEMTARRVPMKTREDFKLLEAAVNNSCTQSSVWMIENTELIMFYATSFMNQSIYEIKNQNAYAIAEFHQGELFLHQVFSPEKVNLDRIIASFGKEVKKVTLGFTPLEDVGFQWEESKGEDTVLYGKGSSLVDMVHWKQRIPTLSHT, from the coding sequence ATGAAAGACAATTATATATTTATAAAGGCATATCAGTCTGACAACGTCTATAGAAAATCCTTTAATGAATTGGCCCAGACTGTGTTTGATATAAATTTTGAAGACTGGTATCAAAATGGTTACTGGACGGAAAAATATATTCCTTATTCCTTCCTTCACAAGGATAAGGTGATTGCTAATGTTTCTGTAAGTCCGATGAAATTCGTGCACAATGGAATCATAAAAAACTATGTTCAATTAGGAACTGTGATGACAGAGGAAGCGTATCGAAATCAGGGTCTCATCCGGCGCCTGATGCAGGAGGTGGATTCTGATTATAGTAATAAAGTAGACGGATTTTTTCTCTTTGCAAATGAAACAGTTCTGAATTTTTATCCTAAATTTGGATATGAGAGAGTAAAGGAGCACAGTTTCTATCAACACACAGATATTGATTGCGAAATGACAGCCAGAAGAGTTCCCATGAAGACACGGGAGGATTTTAAGCTTTTGGAGGCAGCAGTTAATAACAGTTGTACACAAAGCAGCGTTTGGATGATTGAAAATACGGAACTGATTATGTTTTATGCCACCAGCTTCATGAATCAAAGTATCTATGAAATTAAGAATCAAAATGCTTATGCCATTGCAGAATTTCATCAGGGAGAATTATTTCTTCATCAGGTTTTTTCCCCGGAAAAAGTGAATCTGGATAGAATCATTGCTTCCTTTGGAAAAGAGGTTAAAAAAGTGACACTTGGGTTTACGCCATTAGAAGATGTTGGATTTCAGTGGGAAGAAAGCAAAGGTGAGGATACAGTGCTTTACGGGAAGGGAAGTTCCCTCGTGGATATGGTACATTGGAAACAGAGAATTCCCACCTTATCACACACATAA
- a CDS encoding phosphotransferase enzyme family protein, with protein sequence MMKFKYLFDNRDLVTMLLENWNYDKDNTKLLERYRISANAVYPFTINGQLHFLRFAPLTEKSESDLLAELDFIDYLGNCGYSAANIVETKRQSRYINANTPWGDYLAVVFKGVQGKQMESLPYSDDLYFGYGKSLGQLHKLSQNYKPLKSSRSDWKQRLQWTKDTLLEYSAPNESMDEVDILIDYLNNVETDVSNYGLIHYDFELDNVFFNEADKKYNIIDFDDSVYHWFAMDIEQAIDSFVGEIPPEFCEKAKDSFLSGYQSEMVLSINIRKLLPVFRRYANVYGYARCLRAMHETWDNEPEWMLELRNHIKFLMEERKSKFGSKIQL encoded by the coding sequence ATGATGAAATTTAAATATCTCTTTGATAATAGAGATTTGGTAACTATGCTGTTAGAGAATTGGAATTATGATAAAGATAATACAAAGTTACTGGAGCGGTATCGTATTTCTGCTAACGCGGTTTATCCTTTTACCATAAACGGACAATTGCATTTTCTTAGGTTTGCTCCGTTAACTGAAAAGAGCGAATCAGATTTATTGGCAGAGCTTGATTTTATTGACTATTTAGGAAATTGTGGATATTCTGCTGCTAATATAGTAGAGACAAAAAGACAAAGCAGGTATATCAATGCTAATACACCGTGGGGTGATTATTTAGCAGTTGTTTTCAAGGGAGTACAGGGAAAACAGATGGAATCCCTTCCTTATTCCGATGATTTATACTTTGGATACGGCAAGTCTCTGGGACAACTTCATAAACTCAGTCAAAATTATAAGCCTCTTAAGTCATCTCGTTCTGATTGGAAGCAAAGGTTGCAATGGACAAAGGATACTTTACTTGAATACTCTGCACCAAATGAATCTATGGACGAAGTAGATATTTTAATTGATTATTTAAACAATGTAGAAACTGATGTAAGTAATTATGGCTTGATTCATTATGATTTTGAACTGGATAATGTTTTTTTCAATGAAGCAGACAAAAAATACAATATAATTGATTTTGATGATTCTGTTTACCACTGGTTCGCTATGGATATTGAACAGGCCATTGATAGCTTTGTGGGAGAGATTCCTCCTGAGTTTTGTGAAAAAGCAAAAGACTCTTTCCTATCAGGTTATCAGAGTGAAATGGTACTATCAATAAATATAAGAAAATTATTACCTGTTTTTAGGCGCTATGCAAATGTTTATGGTTATGCCCGTTGTTTGCGCGCGATGCATGAGACTTGGGATAATGAACCAGAGTGGATGCTGGAATTAAGAAATCATATTAAATTCTTAATGGAAGAGCGTAAAAGTAAATTTGGAAGTAAGATCCAGCTATAG
- a CDS encoding DNA (cytosine-5-)-methyltransferase: protein MKKQIHLKIAALRKNNGMTQQELGDAIGVSYQTVSKWENGVTMPDIGMLPVLSEYFHVTVDELLGMKPLAWEEYMPAKTDKKEYWENKLDYLLRTRKSHWNRDYMRFLIDQVWKLHSPVNVLDCGCGYGALGLMMMPLLPEGSTYTGVDFTEELIDQGNEMFLRAGVQGKFVTCDFIEYPLIHVYDVVICQSVLRHIIRPEQFLTKMVGHGTNNALIVCIDTNREFECDGLYIDGMEYSYLCEHSGLEKGWKTELLREGRDYSIAMKTAHYMRKAGLKEIEVRMNDKVSFVQPEMAEYEQIVEDFQESNGYNYFYPEEQLEKTVEYMVNHGMSIREADGFLHKKQRIADYLKKNEGMACYTHVLGKMITFGRKV from the coding sequence ATGAAAAAACAGATTCATTTAAAGATTGCTGCGCTTAGAAAAAACAATGGAATGACGCAGCAGGAGCTTGGAGACGCAATTGGCGTTTCTTATCAGACTGTGAGCAAATGGGAAAATGGAGTCACCATGCCTGACATTGGAATGCTTCCAGTGCTTTCGGAGTATTTTCATGTCACGGTTGATGAGTTACTGGGAATGAAGCCGCTGGCCTGGGAAGAGTATATGCCTGCAAAGACGGACAAGAAGGAGTATTGGGAGAATAAGCTCGACTATCTGCTACGAACGAGAAAGAGTCACTGGAACAGGGATTATATGCGATTTCTTATAGATCAGGTCTGGAAACTTCATTCTCCTGTGAACGTGCTGGATTGTGGCTGTGGATACGGTGCGCTAGGCCTTATGATGATGCCTCTTCTGCCGGAAGGAAGTACATATACAGGTGTTGATTTTACAGAAGAGCTGATAGACCAGGGAAATGAAATGTTTCTTCGTGCAGGAGTGCAGGGAAAGTTTGTTACTTGTGATTTTATTGAGTATCCTCTGATTCATGTGTATGATGTAGTAATATGTCAGTCTGTATTAAGGCATATCATCCGACCGGAACAGTTCTTAACTAAAATGGTTGGTCATGGAACAAATAATGCCCTTATTGTATGCATTGACACCAACAGGGAATTCGAGTGTGATGGTTTATATATAGATGGTATGGAATATAGTTATTTATGCGAGCACTCCGGTCTGGAGAAAGGTTGGAAGACGGAGCTTTTAAGGGAAGGCCGTGATTATTCCATTGCGATGAAAACTGCTCATTATATGAGAAAGGCTGGTTTGAAGGAGATTGAGGTCAGGATGAATGATAAGGTCTCTTTTGTACAGCCTGAGATGGCTGAGTATGAACAGATAGTGGAAGATTTTCAGGAGTCCAACGGTTACAACTACTTTTATCCAGAAGAACAACTGGAAAAAACAGTGGAATATATGGTCAATCATGGAATGAGTATAAGAGAAGCAGATGGTTTTCTTCATAAAAAGCAGAGAATAGCAGATTATCTTAAGAAGAATGAGGGAATGGCTTGCTATACTCATGTGTTAGGAAAAATGATTACTTTTGGAAGGAAGGTTTAG
- a CDS encoding aminoglycoside 6-adenylyltransferase: MRNEPEMFDLILNTAREDSGILAVYMNGSRTNKNAAKDIFQDYDIVYVVKALEPFISDRSWIDRFGERLYMQYPDEFPGKPKKNIEFYGWLMQFTDGNRLDLHVETVAHAVENITKDSLCEILMDKAGVLPPMAPSTDQDYWIQCPMKEQFLCSCNEFWWCLNNVAKGLWREEMTYVQDMVNHIIRKELLKMLSWKVGIMTDFSVSIGKSGKYINRWLTEVEWQEYLSTYFSADIEEGWDAVIRMCHLFEKTARYVGDKLGYEYQEIEGENSLSFLEHVRKLPKDAKEIY; encoded by the coding sequence ATGAGAAATGAACCGGAGATGTTTGACCTTATCTTAAACACGGCAAGGGAGGACAGCGGAATTCTTGCTGTTTATATGAATGGTTCCAGAACCAATAAAAATGCAGCTAAGGATATATTTCAGGATTATGATATCGTTTATGTGGTAAAAGCGTTGGAGCCATTTATCAGTGACCGTTCATGGATTGACCGCTTTGGGGAACGGCTATATATGCAGTATCCCGATGAGTTTCCAGGCAAACCCAAAAAGAATATAGAATTTTACGGCTGGTTGATGCAGTTTACGGATGGGAACCGGCTGGATCTGCATGTGGAAACGGTAGCGCATGCAGTGGAAAATATAACAAAGGACAGTCTTTGTGAAATACTTATGGATAAAGCAGGGGTTCTCCCACCCATGGCACCGTCAACGGATCAGGATTACTGGATACAATGTCCTATGAAAGAACAGTTCTTATGTTCCTGCAATGAATTCTGGTGGTGTCTGAATAATGTGGCAAAGGGGCTTTGGCGGGAGGAAATGACTTATGTACAGGATATGGTCAATCACATCATTCGGAAAGAATTATTGAAGATGCTGTCCTGGAAGGTTGGAATCATGACAGATTTTTCTGTTAGCATTGGTAAGTCTGGTAAGTATATCAATCGATGGCTGACCGAAGTGGAGTGGCAGGAGTATTTATCCACTTATTTTTCCGCCGATATTGAGGAGGGGTGGGACGCAGTGATTAGAATGTGCCACCTTTTTGAGAAAACAGCCCGGTATGTGGGAGATAAGCTTGGGTATGAATATCAGGAGATTGAAGGGGAAAATAGTCTTAGCTTTTTAGAACATGTTAGAAAGCTTCCTAAGGATGCGAAAGAGATTTATTAA
- a CDS encoding NUDIX hydrolase: protein MRPEPKGLTEVKFYKEVEDHKLDFAVIISRFHRKWVLCKHKERDTYEVPGGHREPGEAILVTAMRELQEETGAIDFELRPVCVYSVSRKKAAGEKLGEESFGMLCYAEIQTFEKELHSEIESVLITEHLPKNWTYPDIQPKLMKKIKELGYLH from the coding sequence ATGAGACCAGAGCCAAAAGGACTTACTGAAGTTAAGTTTTATAAAGAAGTGGAAGACCATAAGCTGGATTTTGCAGTCATTATAAGCAGGTTTCATCGAAAATGGGTCTTATGCAAGCATAAGGAACGGGATACGTATGAGGTACCAGGCGGTCACAGAGAACCGGGAGAAGCTATTCTTGTAACGGCTATGCGGGAGCTGCAGGAAGAGACAGGGGCCATTGATTTTGAATTGAGACCGGTGTGCGTGTATTCTGTATCCAGAAAGAAAGCTGCCGGTGAGAAGCTTGGAGAAGAAAGCTTTGGAATGCTTTGCTATGCGGAGATTCAGACATTTGAAAAGGAGCTTCACAGTGAGATTGAGAGTGTGTTGATTACGGAGCATTTGCCAAAGAACTGGACGTATCCTGACATTCAGCCAAAGCTTATGAAGAAGATTAAGGAGTTAGGGTATCTTCATTAA
- a CDS encoding effector binding domain-containing protein, producing the protein MTIGEVSKTYAVSARMIRYYEKIGLIESHRRKEYAYRIYDEAAVRRLRQIMILRKLRISLKQIGVILNDIGQTQALEVLRENMTGLDEEIHALNTIRSILDAFVHRLDDGIRAKVRVDLLEDSELIEIADALISPKNHLKEDCSMEELNQASERMERNMDIRFIYLPPATVAASQFTGENPEDVSGDRVKALIKERDLPVVKPDFRLYGFNNPSPQEGEEYYGYEFWVTIPEDMEVTKPLEKKQFAGGLYAAHCIKMGDFHEWGAFFEQMKNHEDYEIQWREPFGMGGALEEHLNAFSFYTGSESDFIQLDLLIPVTKKSDKETNTPLQRHQDI; encoded by the coding sequence ATGACAATCGGAGAGGTTTCTAAAACGTATGCAGTATCTGCAAGAATGATCCGGTACTATGAGAAAATAGGCCTGATTGAAAGCCACCGGAGAAAGGAGTACGCTTACCGGATCTATGACGAAGCAGCAGTCAGAAGGCTGAGACAGATCATGATTCTTCGGAAGCTGAGAATCTCATTAAAGCAGATCGGGGTTATTTTAAATGATATCGGGCAGACCCAGGCTCTGGAAGTCCTTCGGGAAAATATGACTGGGCTAGATGAGGAAATCCATGCTCTTAACACCATACGCTCCATTTTAGATGCCTTTGTCCATCGCTTGGATGATGGAATCAGAGCCAAGGTCCGGGTGGACCTTTTGGAAGACAGCGAATTGATTGAGATTGCTGATGCCCTTATTTCTCCTAAAAATCATTTAAAGGAGGACTGCTCTATGGAGGAGTTAAATCAGGCAAGTGAAAGAATGGAACGTAACATGGATATCAGGTTTATATACCTGCCGCCGGCAACCGTTGCAGCCAGTCAGTTTACGGGAGAAAATCCGGAAGATGTATCTGGAGACCGAGTGAAAGCATTGATCAAAGAAAGAGATTTGCCGGTGGTTAAACCAGATTTCAGGCTGTATGGATTCAACAACCCTTCTCCTCAGGAGGGGGAAGAATACTATGGCTATGAATTCTGGGTTACCATACCAGAAGATATGGAAGTAACAAAGCCGTTGGAGAAAAAGCAGTTTGCAGGGGGACTTTATGCCGCTCATTGCATTAAAATGGGAGATTTTCACGAGTGGGGAGCATTTTTTGAGCAAATGAAAAATCATGAGGATTATGAAATCCAATGGCGTGAACCATTTGGCATGGGTGGGGCACTGGAGGAGCATCTGAATGCATTTTCATTTTATACCGGTAGCGAATCTGATTTTATACAGTTGGACCTTCTGATACCGGTAACGAAGAAGTCTGATAAGGAAACAAACACACCATTGCAGAGACATCAGGATATTTGA
- the tyrS gene encoding tyrosine--tRNA ligase has product MLTPKEQMRIICKGVHQCINEEELLAKLERSFNQKEPLIIKLGLDPSAPDIHLGHGVVLRKIRQIQELGHKAVIVIGDFTGKIGDPTGKSKGRNLLTDEQVKENASTYCEQIFKILDKERTVVTFNSQWLSKLCFEDVMKLAASTTVARMLERDEFEKRFKHGVPIGIHEFFYPLMQAYDSVELHADIELGGTDQTFNILMGRTLQKSMGQEAQVALLMPILEGTDGVEKMSKSLGNYIGIHEPAEVMFKKVMEIPDHLIIRYFELATDEHPDEIDKIRQQLSEGENPRDIKFKLAEIITALYHSQEEVLKAVSYYEAAFRKKSTPDDIPTMILAIGRETVNDTIPQFVAMGFVKSRSEFIRLLKQGGIRLNEEKIVEDDLNTVLFNNDVIKIGKKLFVRVNK; this is encoded by the coding sequence ATGTTAACACCAAAGGAGCAAATGCGTATCATCTGTAAAGGAGTTCATCAGTGTATCAATGAGGAAGAATTACTCGCAAAATTAGAACGGTCATTTAACCAGAAGGAGCCGCTAATCATTAAGCTGGGACTTGATCCTTCTGCCCCGGACATTCATTTAGGCCATGGAGTGGTTCTTCGAAAAATCCGGCAAATACAGGAGCTGGGGCATAAGGCAGTCATTGTCATCGGAGATTTTACAGGTAAAATCGGGGACCCTACAGGGAAATCCAAGGGACGGAATTTATTGACCGATGAACAGGTGAAGGAGAATGCAAGCACCTACTGCGAGCAGATTTTTAAGATTCTGGATAAGGAGAGGACCGTTGTTACATTTAACAGCCAGTGGCTTTCCAAGCTTTGCTTTGAAGATGTAATGAAGCTGGCAGCTTCCACCACGGTTGCAAGAATGCTTGAGAGAGATGAATTTGAAAAGAGATTTAAACATGGAGTTCCCATTGGAATCCATGAATTTTTCTATCCGCTGATGCAGGCATATGACTCTGTGGAATTGCATGCGGATATTGAACTGGGTGGGACAGACCAGACGTTTAATATTCTTATGGGCAGGACGCTTCAAAAGTCAATGGGTCAGGAGGCACAGGTAGCTCTTCTCATGCCGATTTTGGAAGGAACGGATGGGGTGGAAAAGATGAGCAAGAGTCTTGGAAATTATATCGGTATCCATGAACCTGCTGAAGTGATGTTTAAAAAGGTGATGGAAATACCGGATCATTTAATCATCAGATACTTTGAGCTGGCAACAGATGAACATCCGGATGAGATAGATAAAATCAGGCAGCAGCTGTCGGAAGGGGAAAATCCCAGAGATATCAAATTCAAACTGGCAGAAATTATTACAGCTCTGTATCATTCGCAGGAAGAAGTTTTGAAGGCTGTTTCATACTATGAGGCTGCTTTCCGTAAAAAGTCAACTCCCGATGATATTCCAACCATGATTCTGGCTATTGGAAGAGAGACTGTGAATGATACCATTCCTCAATTCGTTGCCATGGGATTTGTAAAGAGCCGAAGTGAATTTATACGACTCTTAAAGCAGGGAGGAATCCGGCTAAATGAAGAAAAAATTGTGGAAGATGATCTGAATACAGTGTTATTTAATAATGACGTTATAAAAATCGGAAAGAAGCTATTTGTCAGGGTGAATAAGTAG